GGCGGGCGCCATTCCTCGAAATCGCGGCCGAGCGCGGCGCGGAAGGTGCCGACATGGCAGCGGTTCACGCCCTCATGCTCGGGCCCCGCCGCGCCGGAGAAGGTCATCGCGTTCAGATGGCTCACCAGATCGCAGCCGGCGACCAGCGCGTCCACTGCCTCTTCGCGCTTGGACAGATGGCGCGTGTTGCCCGTCAGCTCGATCTGGAACTTCAGCGCCGCCGAATGCATCGTCACCGCCACGAGATCCGAGGGTTCGCAATTGACGAAATAATCGGCCTTCAGCCCATCCTTCAGCAGCGCCTCGGTGCCGACGCCGCCCTGCAACTCGCCTACGACATAAGTCAGGATGACATCGCCCTTCAGCCGCACCCCGGCATCGATCAGCGTCTTCACCGCGCAGAAATACGCCGCATCCGACGCTTTCATGTTCGACACGCCGATGCCGTAGATGAACCGGTCATCCACCAGCCCGCCCCAAGGATCGACGGTCCAGCCTTCGGTCACCGGATTGGTGTCCAGATGGCCGTTGAAGATCAGGCTCCGGCCTCCGCCGCTGCCGCGCAGCGTGCCGACACCGTTGCAGCGCCCCTTTTCGCCAAAGCCGCGCACCTCGGCCTCAAGGCCGATCGCCGCCATCTCCTCCACCATGCGGCGAACGAGGATCGTCTCGCCCTCCGTCTCGGAATAGGTCTTGTGGCGCACCATCATCGACACGAAGTCGAGGCAGGCTTTCTCATCCACGCTATCGAGCAGCGCCTTGCGGTCCATCTGGGTCGTCCTCTGGGTCGTTGTTCGGGGGATCGTGACTCTCACGCCGATTGGAGCGAAGCCGGGGGCGTCACCGCCGCCAGCAATTCACGGGTGTAGGGGGCGCGGTCCGGGTCGGCGATACGCTCCACCGGCGCGACCTCGACCAGATCGCCGCGATACATCACCGCGATGCGGTGGGCGATCTGGCGGATCAGGTTGATGTCATGGGTGATGAAGACGCAGGCCGTCCCCGTCGCTTCGTGCAGGTCCATCAGCAATTCGATCACCGACGCCTGCACCGAGACGTCGAGCGCCGATGTCACCTCGTCGCAGATCACGAGGCGCGGGCGCGACAGGAAGGCGCGGGCGATGGCGATGCGCTGCTTTTCGCCCCCCGAAAGCTGGTGGGGGAAGCGGTCGATATACGATGTCGGCAGACGGACGCGCTCCAACATCGCCTCGATCTGGGCGCGGGCGGGGGTGCGGCCCTCGCCGTAAAGGCGCACGGGGCGGCCGAGGATCTCGGATATGCGCTGGCGCGGGTTCAGCGAGGCGTCGGGATGCTGGAAGATGATCTGCACATCGCGGCGATAGGTGCGCCCCATGTCGGACGGCCCGCGGATCGGGCGCCCGTCGAAGGTGAACTGGCCGGTGAAGGGGTTGAGGCCCGTCATCGCCTTGGCCAGCGTCGATTTGCCCGACCCGCTTTCGCCCACGATGCCGAGGATTTCTCCGGGGCGGATGTCCAGGCGGACATCGCGCGATCCGATGACGGGGGTGTAGGGCCGGCGCAGCAGCGTCGACAGAAGCGGACGGCGCCCATAGGTGACGCCGACGCCCTGCACCTGCACCAGCGGCGCGGCGGCGGGATCGGGATCGCGGCGCACCAGCCGGCGTTCGGGCACCGGAACGGCGCGGATCAGGCCCTGCGTGTAGGGATGCTGCGGCGCACGGAACAGGGCCGCGGTCGGCCCCTCCTCCACGATGCGGCCCTTTTCCAGCACCGCCACACGGTCGGCCGTGCGCGCCACCAGCGCCAGATCGTGCGAGATATAGAGCGAGGCGACCCCGGTTTCGGCCTGCAGATCGCGGAAGAGATCGAGGATCTGACGCGCGGTGATCACATCCAGCGCGGTCGTCGGTTCATCGAACAGGATCAGTTCGGGATTGCAGGCGAAGGCGGTGGCGATTACCACGCGCTGCTTCTCGCCGCCCGACACTTCGTGCGGCAGGCGGTGCATCATCTGCGCCGGGGTCTTCAGGCCGACGCGGGCCAGACGGTCGGCCCCTTCGGCCCAAGCCTGCGCACGGTTCAGCC
This DNA window, taken from Falsirhodobacter algicola, encodes the following:
- a CDS encoding dipeptide ABC transporter ATP-binding protein translates to MTGPTAADPAPVLRVTDYSLSYRVPGGTLDVLKGVSLAIGRGEILGLVGESGSGKSSMASAIMRHLPGNAQEAGGGLHLGRTDLRAQSARAMSDIRGRRIAMVFQDPATSLNPTLTLGEQLAEVLMRHRGLNRAQAWAEGADRLARVGLKTPAQMMHRLPHEVSGGEKQRVVIATAFACNPELILFDEPTTALDVITARQILDLFRDLQAETGVASLYISHDLALVARTADRVAVLEKGRIVEEGPTAALFRAPQHPYTQGLIRAVPVPERRLVRRDPDPAAAPLVQVQGVGVTYGRRPLLSTLLRRPYTPVIGSRDVRLDIRPGEILGIVGESGSGKSTLAKAMTGLNPFTGQFTFDGRPIRGPSDMGRTYRRDVQIIFQHPDASLNPRQRISEILGRPVRLYGEGRTPARAQIEAMLERVRLPTSYIDRFPHQLSGGEKQRIAIARAFLSRPRLVICDEVTSALDVSVQASVIELLMDLHEATGTACVFITHDINLIRQIAHRIAVMYRGDLVEVAPVERIADPDRAPYTRELLAAVTPPASLQSA
- a CDS encoding M20 family metallopeptidase, translated to MDRKALLDSVDEKACLDFVSMMVRHKTYSETEGETILVRRMVEEMAAIGLEAEVRGFGEKGRCNGVGTLRGSGGGRSLIFNGHLDTNPVTEGWTVDPWGGLVDDRFIYGIGVSNMKASDAAYFCAVKTLIDAGVRLKGDVILTYVVGELQGGVGTEALLKDGLKADYFVNCEPSDLVAVTMHSAALKFQIELTGNTRHLSKREEAVDALVAGCDLVSHLNAMTFSGAAGPEHEGVNRCHVGTFRAALGRDFEEWRPPQVADFCMLKGSARYAPGQTRDGVLADMEAELTALRARFPGLKTKLISMDTMEEKGLSLMPPFEVKRDSAIVTAINTAYRAVRAEEQPTGAITPTRFYGSDAGHLYELGGMEGIVCGCGGRYNTMPDERVDIVDYIDMIKVYMLTILEICGAEGEGA